Proteins from one Bacillus alveayuensis genomic window:
- a CDS encoding ATP-dependent helicase/nuclease subunit B (product_source=KO:K16899; cath_funfam=3.30.1330.30,3.40.50.300; cog=COG3857; ko=KO:K16899; pfam=PF04257,PF12705; superfamily=52540; tigrfam=TIGR02773), whose product MGIRFLIGRSGTGKTERCLNEIREKLTADPYKGPAIIFIVPDQMTFQMEYELVKTPNLGGMIRVQVLSFNRLAWRVLQETGGMTRQHLSSTGVHMMLTKIMNKKKQDFKVFAKASDKNGFIDLVEQMITEFKRYMVSPNELKKHYENLMKSSQNHEKALADKLHDLMLLFRELEKELASKYIDAEDYLQLLSEKILDSEYVKGAEIYLDGFHSFTPQEYQVVESLMKTADNMTISLTADKPFHEHLPHELHLFHMTGITFHKLTELAKRNNIDIEEVIQLTEPVRFQREPSLVHLEKYFEARPIKAYEEKPAITIAEAVNKRAEVEGIAREIKRLVREEDTRYRDIAVLIRNMASYRDLIEQVFQDFDIPFFIDEKRSMIYHPLIEFIRSSLEVITGNWRYEAVFRCIKTELLYPMNESKQKMREEMDILENYCLSYGIQGAKWTGKERWTYRRYYSLDNDYVKTDEEREIEELVNRLREIVVPPLNTLQKRLKRAKTGRQMAEAFYLFLEELKVPQKLELLSQEAEENGRLIEAREHDQVWNAVMNLLDEFVEMMGDAEISVSLFADILDAGMESMKFALVPPAIDQVLIASLDRSRFYGLKTTFLIGVNDGVLPAKPKEDSVLSDEDRERLFLNGLELAPTARRQLLDENFLIYLALTSASNHIYISYPLADEEGKALMPSIVIKRLQDLYPFAEEVVYVNEPESIHDENQLTFIASPNVSLSLLTSQLQQWKKQYPIHDVWWDVYNFFMEHPEWKRKAQKVIESLFYKNEEKPLSKEISRKLYGEHIQGSVSRMEQFRSCPFLHFATHGLKLKEREFFRLEAPDVGQLFHAALKLMADRMQQLKIEWRDLTKEQCEKLSFDAVEQLAPKLEREILLSSNRHHYIKRKLQNIMTRASTILSEHARMSGFAPVGIELGFGKNNKLPPFRFQLKNGCTMEVVGRIDRIDKAESSKGILLRVIDFKSSDQSLNLAEVYYGIALQMLTYLDVVISNSLSWLGVKATPAGVLYFHIHDPFIQTSGQLNDEEIEEEIFKSFKMKGLLLGDEEAVKLMDQSLESGHSKIVAAGIKKAGGFYSYSSIASEEEFDLLRQYIRHEFKRIGTEITDGFVAISPYKLKDRTPCKYCSFKTVCQFDESLEDNQYRTLKNLKGNEVLELLRKEEEHE is encoded by the coding sequence ATGGGGATACGTTTCTTGATCGGACGATCTGGTACCGGAAAAACAGAAAGATGTTTGAATGAAATCCGTGAAAAGCTAACAGCGGATCCTTACAAAGGTCCTGCGATTATATTCATCGTACCTGATCAAATGACCTTTCAGATGGAATATGAGCTAGTTAAAACACCAAATCTCGGAGGAATGATTCGCGTACAAGTTCTAAGCTTTAACCGTTTAGCATGGCGCGTTTTGCAAGAAACAGGTGGAATGACGAGACAGCATCTATCTTCCACAGGTGTACATATGATGCTTACAAAAATTATGAACAAAAAAAAGCAGGACTTTAAAGTGTTTGCAAAAGCAAGTGATAAAAACGGTTTTATTGACCTTGTCGAACAAATGATCACAGAATTTAAACGATATATGGTGTCGCCGAATGAACTGAAAAAGCATTACGAAAATCTCATGAAGAGCTCACAAAATCATGAAAAAGCACTTGCAGATAAGCTTCATGATTTAATGCTTTTATTTCGCGAGCTTGAGAAAGAACTTGCGTCAAAATATATCGATGCAGAGGACTATTTGCAGCTCCTTTCTGAAAAAATATTAGATTCTGAGTATGTAAAAGGGGCCGAAATATACCTCGATGGATTTCATAGTTTTACGCCACAAGAATATCAAGTAGTGGAATCGCTAATGAAAACGGCAGACAACATGACAATATCTTTAACAGCTGATAAGCCGTTTCATGAACATTTGCCTCATGAACTTCATCTCTTTCATATGACTGGAATAACGTTCCATAAACTCACAGAGCTGGCTAAGCGTAACAATATTGACATAGAAGAAGTGATCCAGCTAACTGAACCAGTTCGTTTTCAGCGTGAGCCGTCTCTCGTTCATTTAGAAAAATATTTTGAAGCTCGCCCGATAAAAGCTTATGAGGAAAAACCAGCCATTACGATAGCTGAAGCTGTTAACAAACGTGCTGAAGTGGAAGGGATTGCAAGAGAAATTAAACGGCTAGTGCGTGAGGAAGACACAAGATACCGTGATATAGCGGTACTCATTCGAAATATGGCAAGCTATCGAGATCTGATCGAACAAGTTTTTCAAGATTTTGATATTCCGTTTTTCATTGATGAAAAGCGTTCGATGATTTACCATCCGCTTATTGAATTTATTCGCTCAAGCCTTGAAGTGATCACTGGTAATTGGCGGTATGAAGCAGTATTTCGCTGTATTAAAACAGAGCTTCTTTACCCGATGAACGAATCAAAACAAAAAATGCGTGAAGAAATGGATATACTCGAAAATTATTGTTTATCGTACGGAATTCAAGGTGCAAAATGGACAGGAAAAGAGCGCTGGACGTACCGCCGCTATTATTCGCTAGATAACGATTATGTCAAAACAGATGAAGAAAGAGAAATAGAGGAGCTAGTCAATCGTTTACGAGAAATCGTCGTACCGCCTCTTAACACGTTGCAAAAACGTTTAAAAAGAGCGAAAACAGGCCGTCAAATGGCAGAAGCATTTTACCTTTTTTTAGAAGAATTAAAGGTACCACAAAAGCTTGAACTGTTAAGTCAAGAAGCTGAAGAAAATGGAAGATTAATTGAAGCAAGAGAACATGATCAAGTGTGGAATGCTGTGATGAATTTACTCGATGAATTTGTCGAAATGATGGGGGATGCGGAAATTTCAGTTTCCTTGTTTGCAGATATACTAGATGCTGGAATGGAGTCCATGAAATTTGCACTTGTCCCTCCAGCAATTGATCAAGTATTAATTGCAAGTCTTGATCGTTCACGTTTTTACGGTTTAAAAACGACCTTTTTAATCGGCGTAAACGATGGTGTGTTACCGGCAAAGCCGAAAGAGGATAGTGTGTTATCAGATGAAGATCGCGAACGTCTATTTCTTAATGGCTTGGAGCTTGCACCGACGGCACGACGTCAGCTTTTAGATGAAAACTTTTTAATTTATTTAGCGTTAACGAGTGCATCGAATCATATATACATTTCCTATCCCTTAGCGGATGAAGAGGGAAAAGCATTAATGCCATCCATCGTGATTAAGCGCCTTCAAGATTTATACCCGTTCGCAGAAGAAGTTGTTTATGTAAACGAGCCTGAAAGCATTCATGATGAAAATCAGCTTACATTTATTGCTAGTCCGAACGTGTCTCTTTCTCTTTTAACATCACAGCTTCAACAATGGAAAAAGCAATATCCAATTCATGACGTTTGGTGGGATGTGTATAACTTTTTCATGGAGCATCCCGAATGGAAACGAAAGGCACAAAAAGTCATTGAAAGCTTGTTTTATAAAAACGAAGAAAAGCCGTTATCGAAAGAGATTAGCCGAAAGCTTTACGGGGAGCACATTCAAGGCAGCGTTTCCCGCATGGAGCAGTTCCGCAGCTGTCCATTTTTGCATTTTGCAACACATGGCTTAAAGCTAAAAGAACGGGAATTTTTCCGTTTAGAAGCACCAGATGTCGGACAATTGTTCCACGCGGCATTAAAGCTAATGGCAGACCGTATGCAGCAGCTAAAGATAGAGTGGCGCGATTTAACGAAGGAGCAATGTGAAAAGCTCTCATTTGATGCCGTTGAGCAGTTAGCTCCGAAGCTTGAGCGTGAAATTTTATTAAGCTCTAATCGTCATCATTATATAAAGCGTAAGCTACAAAATATTATGACTCGTGCTTCAACGATATTAAGTGAGCATGCAAGGATGAGTGGATTCGCGCCTGTTGGGATTGAGCTTGGTTTTGGAAAAAACAACAAGCTGCCGCCATTTCGATTTCAACTGAAGAATGGCTGTACGATGGAAGTCGTTGGCCGTATAGACCGTATTGATAAAGCAGAAAGCTCAAAAGGAATTCTCCTTCGTGTCATAGACTTTAAGTCAAGCGATCAATCATTAAACTTAGCAGAAGTTTATTACGGCATCGCTTTACAAATGTTGACGTACTTAGATGTCGTCATATCGAATTCTTTATCTTGGCTTGGCGTTAAAGCTACTCCAGCGGGTGTTTTATATTTCCATATTCATGACCCGTTTATTCAAACGTCAGGACAATTAAATGATGAAGAAATCGAAGAAGAGATTTTTAAAAGCTTTAAAATGAAAGGTCTTCTTCTAGGTGATGAGGAAGCAGTTAAATTAATGGACCAGTCTCTTGAGAGTGGCCATTCCAAAATTGTCGCGGCAGGAATTAAAAAGGCAGGAGGATTTTACTCGTATTCTTCCATTGCAAGTGAAGAAGAATTTGATCTTCTTCGTCAATATATACGCCATGAATTTAAACGCATTGGTACGGAAATTACAGACGGCTTCGTTGCCATTTCACCATATAAGCTGAAAGATCGAACACCATGCAAATATTGTTCCTTTAAAACGGTTTGCCAATTTGATGAGTCGCTTGAGGATAATCAATATAGAACGCTAAAAAATTTAAAAGGAAATGAGGTATTGGAGCTCTTAAGAAAGGAAGAGGAGCATGAGTGA
- a CDS encoding ATP-dependent helicase/nuclease subunit A (product_source=KO:K16898; cath_funfam=3.40.50.300,3.90.320.10; cog=COG1074; ko=KO:K16898; pfam=PF00580,PF12705,PF13361; superfamily=52540,52980; tigrfam=TIGR02785): MSDIFNKPENSQWTDDQWKAIVSTGKDILVAAAAGSGKTAVLVERIIRKIISRENPVDVDRLLIVTFTNASAAEMRNRIGEALEKALKENPASLHLRRQLTLLNKANISTLHSFCLNVVRKYYYKIDLDPGFRIGDETEIELLIDEVLDDLFEKQYGLEGNEPFFDLVDRYTSDRSDEDLQSLIRSLYLFSRSHPTPDKWLDEIMSMYQYDDTSSFEGLPFFQYLQRDVKMELEGCIRQLERALEMTKLPGGPAPRAENLIDDMEQIRQMIEAPSWEALADAVRSFKPTRAKPCRGDEYLQDLIDQVIKLRDGVKKQIQKLHDELFARDIPYQLEDLKKMAPVISVLVNLVKEFSKRFEAVKKEKALVDFSDLEHYCLQILTDEDENGNVIPSDAARSYQQQFVEVLVDEYQDTNLVQEAILKLVTSGPEHCGNMFMVGDVKQSIYRFRLAEPFLFLSKYKRFTKDGEKTGLRIDLAKNFRSRTEVLDSTNYIFKQVMGENVGEITYDEAAELKLGATYPEHDEMKTELYLIDRGQEDDKALEDNQNPFEQEELETSQLEGRLMAKKIKQLIQQQFPVYDRKLNRTRPITYRDIVILLRAMSWAPQIMEEFKKQGIPVYADLRSGYFEATEVSIMMSLLKVIDNPFQDIPLASVLRSPVVGLTANELAIIRLYKKKGAYYEALKIFLQQAQKEDEHVYEKVKPFYEDLRKWRDLARKGPVSHLIWQLYRDTRFFDFVGGMPGGKQRQANLRALYDRARQYEETSFRGLFRFLRFIERMQDRGDDLGTARALGEQEDVVRIMTIHSSKGLEFPIVFVAGLSKPFNMSDLNQKYLLDKELGFASKYIDPKKRISYPTLPLIAMKKKMKMEMLSEELRVLYVALTRAKEKLILIGTLKNKEKTLKEWQQMLSHSDWLIPDFDRAKAKCYMDWIGPAVIRHKDAQLLRDENVYVENEISNHPAAFHIELLHESSFKENEHKEEMEWEEKIKALHSRKPVLFHSEWNERVQFQLNWKYPYEQAAKYRSKQSVSEIKRAQLIFKDEYSDEMMLKTNIRLFHRPKFLQDQSLSPAEKGTVMHIVMQHLPFHKDITRESLDDLIDQLVKKEILTKPQTSAIQYEQILDFLNSEIGKRLKKAAFIEREVPFSFAFPASELYQHEQGALQDEAVLVQGVIDCLFEDEEGFVLLDYKTDTVTGRFSSINEAIPVLEKRYDVQMKLYEKAVETILNRKITEKYLYFFDGGFMISL; this comes from the coding sequence ATGAGTGACATCTTTAATAAACCAGAAAACAGTCAATGGACGGATGATCAATGGAAAGCGATTGTTTCAACAGGAAAAGACATTTTGGTTGCAGCGGCCGCTGGATCAGGGAAAACGGCTGTACTCGTTGAACGGATTATCCGAAAAATCATATCAAGAGAAAACCCTGTCGATGTCGATCGCTTGCTCATCGTTACCTTCACAAATGCATCAGCAGCTGAAATGAGAAATCGAATTGGTGAGGCACTTGAAAAGGCATTGAAGGAAAATCCAGCCTCCCTTCATTTAAGAAGACAATTAACGTTATTAAATAAAGCAAACATTTCAACCCTTCACTCCTTTTGCTTAAATGTCGTGAGAAAATATTATTACAAAATTGACCTAGACCCAGGCTTTCGAATCGGAGATGAGACAGAAATTGAATTGTTAATAGATGAAGTGTTAGATGATTTATTTGAAAAACAGTATGGATTAGAAGGCAATGAACCGTTTTTTGATCTTGTTGATCGATATACGAGCGATCGATCTGATGAAGATTTACAAAGTCTAATTCGTTCACTTTATTTATTTTCAAGATCCCATCCGACACCAGATAAGTGGTTGGATGAAATTATGTCAATGTATCAATATGATGATACGAGTTCTTTTGAGGGCTTACCGTTCTTTCAATATTTACAAAGAGATGTGAAAATGGAGTTAGAAGGCTGTATTCGTCAGCTTGAGCGTGCCCTTGAAATGACAAAGCTTCCAGGAGGACCAGCACCGAGAGCAGAAAACTTAATCGATGATATGGAACAAATACGACAAATGATTGAAGCTCCATCATGGGAAGCATTAGCGGATGCGGTTCGTTCGTTTAAACCTACAAGAGCGAAACCATGCCGTGGTGATGAATATTTACAAGACTTGATTGATCAAGTCATAAAGCTGCGAGATGGAGTGAAAAAACAAATACAAAAGCTGCATGATGAGCTTTTTGCTCGAGACATTCCATATCAACTAGAAGACTTAAAGAAAATGGCACCGGTTATTTCTGTTCTAGTGAATTTAGTTAAAGAATTTAGCAAACGTTTTGAAGCGGTGAAAAAGGAAAAAGCACTTGTTGACTTTTCCGACTTAGAGCATTATTGTTTGCAAATTTTAACGGATGAAGATGAAAACGGGAATGTTATTCCAAGCGATGCCGCTCGATCTTACCAACAACAATTTGTGGAAGTTTTAGTCGATGAATATCAAGATACAAACTTAGTCCAAGAAGCGATTTTAAAGCTCGTCACAAGCGGACCTGAGCATTGTGGAAACATGTTTATGGTTGGGGACGTTAAGCAGTCTATTTATCGTTTCCGTTTAGCAGAGCCGTTTTTATTTTTATCGAAATATAAACGGTTTACAAAAGATGGAGAAAAGACAGGTCTTCGCATCGATTTAGCGAAAAACTTCCGCAGCCGCACAGAGGTATTAGATAGCACGAACTACATCTTTAAGCAAGTGATGGGTGAAAATGTTGGGGAAATTACATATGACGAAGCGGCTGAACTAAAGTTAGGAGCTACTTATCCTGAGCATGATGAAATGAAAACAGAGTTATATTTAATCGACCGTGGTCAAGAGGACGATAAAGCATTAGAAGATAATCAAAATCCATTTGAACAAGAAGAGCTCGAAACATCTCAGCTGGAAGGACGATTAATGGCGAAAAAAATAAAACAGTTGATTCAACAGCAATTTCCTGTATATGACCGCAAGCTTAATCGGACAAGACCGATAACGTATCGTGATATTGTCATTTTATTAAGAGCCATGTCATGGGCGCCGCAAATAATGGAAGAATTTAAAAAGCAAGGGATTCCGGTATATGCAGACCTTAGATCAGGTTATTTTGAGGCAACAGAAGTTTCCATCATGATGTCATTATTAAAAGTAATTGATAATCCATTCCAAGATATACCGCTTGCATCTGTGCTGCGTTCACCTGTTGTCGGCTTAACGGCCAATGAATTGGCCATTATCCGTTTATATAAGAAAAAAGGCGCGTATTACGAGGCGCTGAAAATATTTTTACAGCAAGCGCAAAAAGAAGATGAACATGTATATGAAAAAGTCAAACCATTTTATGAAGACCTGCGAAAATGGCGTGATTTAGCACGAAAAGGACCCGTTTCTCATTTAATTTGGCAGCTATATCGCGATACACGTTTTTTCGATTTCGTCGGGGGAATGCCTGGCGGAAAACAGCGCCAGGCCAACTTACGGGCTCTATATGACAGGGCAAGACAATATGAAGAAACATCATTTCGCGGTTTGTTCCGATTTTTACGTTTTATAGAACGGATGCAAGATCGCGGTGATGATTTAGGGACGGCACGCGCTTTAGGGGAACAAGAGGATGTAGTCCGCATCATGACCATCCACTCTAGTAAAGGTCTTGAGTTTCCTATTGTATTTGTTGCGGGGCTTTCCAAACCGTTCAATATGAGTGATTTAAATCAAAAATACTTGCTTGATAAAGAATTAGGGTTTGCTTCGAAATATATAGATCCGAAAAAACGGATAAGCTATCCGACTCTGCCGCTTATTGCAATGAAAAAGAAAATGAAAATGGAAATGTTATCAGAAGAGCTGCGCGTGCTTTATGTAGCGTTAACACGGGCAAAAGAAAAGTTAATCTTAATTGGAACATTAAAAAATAAAGAAAAAACATTAAAAGAATGGCAACAAATGTTATCTCATTCAGATTGGCTTATCCCGGATTTTGACCGTGCGAAAGCAAAATGCTATATGGATTGGATTGGCCCAGCCGTTATTCGCCACAAAGATGCCCAGCTTTTACGGGATGAAAACGTTTATGTCGAAAACGAAATTTCGAACCATCCTGCAGCCTTTCATATTGAGCTCTTACATGAGTCAAGCTTTAAGGAAAATGAACACAAGGAAGAAATGGAATGGGAAGAAAAAATAAAGGCTCTTCATAGCCGCAAGCCGGTTTTGTTTCATAGTGAATGGAACGAACGGGTACAATTTCAACTGAACTGGAAATACCCATATGAACAAGCGGCAAAATATCGCTCAAAGCAGTCCGTATCTGAAATTAAACGGGCTCAGCTTATATTTAAAGATGAATATAGTGATGAAATGATGTTGAAAACAAATATCCGATTGTTCCATCGTCCAAAGTTTTTACAAGATCAATCTTTATCTCCAGCTGAGAAAGGAACTGTGATGCATATTGTAATGCAGCACCTTCCTTTCCATAAAGACATTACGAGAGAATCACTTGATGACCTCATTGATCAATTAGTGAAAAAAGAAATATTAACAAAACCGCAAACGTCAGCCATCCAATATGAGCAAATTTTAGACTTTCTCAATTCAGAAATTGGGAAACGTTTAAAAAAGGCAGCGTTTATTGAGCGAGAAGTGCCATTTAGCTTTGCGTTTCCAGCAAGTGAACTATATCAGCATGAACAAGGTGCACTACAAGATGAAGCCGTTCTCGTTCAAGGGGTGATTGACTGTTTATTTGAAGATGAAGAAGGATTTGTTTTACTTGATTATAAAACAGATACGGTAACAGGCCGTTTTTCATCAATTAACGAAGCAATTCCTGTTTTAGAAAAACGATATGATGTGCAAATGAAGCTTTATGAGAAGGCAGTAGAAACCATTTTAAATAGAAAGATAACGGAAAAATATTTATACTTTTTTGATGGCGGATTTATGATTTCCCTATAA